One Bremerella sp. JC817 genomic window carries:
- a CDS encoding DUF1080 domain-containing protein, producing MKATWIGLTSALAVMALASFSLAEEPVSKALINGEGPGWVQLGQDDFTKVNSNDDTWTFHDDGLIECTGNPVSVTRSVKQYTNFELVCQWRHLKNAGNSGIFVWTIPSSLEKLTEPGLPQGIEVQVLDLGYKAAYEDGGKRKADWFTCHGDVFPVGAAKMTPFPPTAPNKQRSFPSKELSKGTGEWNHYYVRAINGEVRLWVNGEEVSGGTGCSPATGYLCLESEGSPIEFRGLKIRELP from the coding sequence ATGAAAGCAACTTGGATTGGTCTAACATCCGCTTTGGCGGTGATGGCCCTGGCATCGTTTTCTCTGGCGGAAGAGCCAGTGTCGAAGGCTCTGATCAATGGCGAAGGCCCTGGCTGGGTTCAACTCGGCCAAGATGACTTCACCAAAGTGAACAGCAACGACGACACGTGGACCTTCCACGATGACGGCTTGATCGAATGCACCGGCAACCCGGTCAGCGTGACCCGTAGCGTGAAGCAGTACACCAATTTCGAGCTCGTCTGCCAGTGGCGTCATTTGAAGAACGCCGGCAACAGCGGCATCTTTGTCTGGACGATCCCTTCGTCGCTCGAAAAGCTGACAGAGCCAGGCCTGCCGCAAGGGATCGAGGTGCAAGTGCTCGACCTCGGTTACAAAGCCGCTTACGAAGACGGTGGCAAACGCAAGGCGGATTGGTTTACCTGTCACGGCGACGTCTTCCCTGTCGGAGCCGCCAAGATGACGCCTTTCCCCCCAACCGCTCCGAACAAGCAGCGTAGCTTCCCCAGCAAAGAGCTGAGCAAGGGAACCGGCGAATGGAACCACTACTACGTTCGCGCGATCAATGGCGAAGTTCGCTTGTGGGTGAATGGTGAAGAGGTCTCCGGTGGTACCGGCTGCTCGCCAGCGACCGGTTACTTGTGCCTGGAATCGGAAGGCTCGCCGATTGAGTTCCGAGGCCTCAAGATTCGCGAACTGCCGTAA
- a CDS encoding Gfo/Idh/MocA family oxidoreductase → MSQSHVSRRRFLQTTSALSTAATALGPVLFASGAETPATEKLNIGIIGAGNRGAANTGGVAGENIYALCDTNPHVLAQAKSRFPNATTCSDWRELIDDKSIDAVVISTADHHHALASLAAMRAGKHVYCEKPLAHTVHEARLMQQVAAENSGKLATQMGTQIHATENYRRVVELISAGAIGPVKEAHVWCSRTINPVEPAVLPEQPIPEGFNWDVWIGPAEMRPYSGGYWQGGNLNWNRRWEFGNGVLGDMGSHLIDLPYWALNLEHPLTIESEGPEADEIACPAWQVATWEHAPRDGNAAWRTDTKVIWYHGPEGMRRRSERLQPLVGNDTDLSKWGIGVAFVGEQGTLVADYGKLILSPGDKFQDYPQPKDRIAPSPGHYAEWIQAVKSGGKSLCNFEYSGALIEHNLLGNVAHRVGKKLTYDAASGKITNVPEANALLTKTYREGWTV, encoded by the coding sequence ATGTCCCAGAGCCACGTATCTCGGCGACGATTTCTGCAGACGACATCTGCTCTATCGACTGCCGCCACGGCCTTAGGGCCCGTTCTGTTCGCTTCTGGAGCGGAAACGCCGGCGACCGAGAAGTTGAACATCGGCATCATTGGGGCCGGCAATCGCGGTGCCGCCAACACCGGCGGCGTCGCTGGCGAAAACATCTACGCTCTGTGCGATACGAACCCGCACGTCCTCGCGCAGGCAAAGTCGCGATTTCCAAACGCGACGACCTGCAGCGACTGGCGCGAGCTGATCGACGACAAAAGTATCGATGCCGTCGTGATCAGCACGGCCGACCATCATCACGCCCTGGCATCGTTGGCCGCGATGCGAGCCGGCAAGCACGTCTACTGCGAAAAGCCACTAGCGCACACCGTTCACGAAGCTCGCTTGATGCAGCAAGTCGCCGCCGAGAACTCCGGTAAGCTGGCGACGCAAATGGGAACGCAGATTCACGCGACCGAAAACTATCGCCGCGTCGTCGAACTAATTTCCGCCGGAGCGATTGGCCCCGTCAAGGAAGCCCACGTCTGGTGTAGCCGCACGATCAACCCGGTCGAGCCAGCCGTCCTGCCAGAGCAACCGATTCCGGAAGGCTTCAACTGGGATGTCTGGATTGGGCCTGCCGAGATGCGTCCTTACAGCGGAGGCTATTGGCAGGGAGGCAACTTGAACTGGAACCGTCGCTGGGAATTCGGCAACGGCGTTCTGGGAGACATGGGGAGCCACCTGATCGATTTGCCGTACTGGGCGTTGAATCTGGAGCATCCGTTGACGATTGAGTCCGAAGGTCCGGAAGCGGACGAGATCGCTTGCCCGGCCTGGCAAGTCGCGACGTGGGAACATGCACCGCGCGATGGCAATGCCGCCTGGCGGACCGATACGAAGGTGATTTGGTATCACGGCCCGGAAGGGATGCGTCGACGAAGCGAACGGCTTCAGCCGCTGGTTGGCAACGACACCGATCTCTCCAAGTGGGGAATCGGCGTGGCGTTCGTGGGGGAACAGGGCACCCTGGTCGCGGATTACGGCAAACTAATTCTTTCACCTGGTGACAAGTTCCAAGACTATCCGCAGCCGAAAGATCGCATCGCCCCCAGCCCTGGGCATTACGCCGAGTGGATCCAGGCAGTCAAGAGCGGCGGTAAGTCGCTCTGCAACTTCGAGTACTCCGGCGCACTCATCGAGCACAATCTGCTGGGCAATGTTGCTCATCGCGTCGGCAAGAAGCTGACATACGATGCAGCCAGCGGAAAGATCACCAACGTGCCCGAGGCGAACGCCTTGCTGACAAAGACCTATCGCGAAGGCTGGACCGTTTAG
- a CDS encoding helix-turn-helix transcriptional regulator has translation MKFSFRLAELLNHSPDPKKRPGTIKAICDFTGLDRHQVSSLLKNEAKYIPLSALAQVCDFLIKHGYAEANQLPGALFAVEPENFWELLARRKRVEMCLGIRADENWAEGAWVVASDTILQGQLLTGISTLGGTAKYRQTDLPRDMMSLGGDGYISRDTPIPQPEDLFQTLVWAPGQAEEEEVQRRAHEVYTHFQAVDGDKAFISLGSIRSNPVIELSLASAFNTEPFISQDEVEDPSQRAIPIYLRHREKNVSFPGSCCGGDQLSKSYSPDTPGFYYEKEDGSWGCAKWDETTYEPAYLIYVYHESQGRLEMMLGGYSGRGTRLLAKTLSSRPEEFWPPVYTGNGTQIGAYVIQYELKKQKKARSVLVADYSATTKIIPIDPKAIQRRMTV, from the coding sequence ATGAAATTCTCGTTTCGCCTTGCAGAATTGCTGAATCACTCGCCAGATCCTAAAAAGCGTCCTGGCACCATTAAAGCAATTTGCGACTTCACCGGTTTGGATCGCCACCAGGTCTCTTCTCTGCTGAAAAACGAAGCGAAGTACATTCCGCTATCAGCCTTGGCTCAGGTCTGCGACTTTCTGATCAAACATGGCTACGCCGAAGCCAACCAATTGCCTGGTGCACTGTTCGCCGTCGAACCAGAGAACTTCTGGGAACTGCTCGCACGTCGCAAGCGTGTTGAAATGTGCCTCGGAATTCGAGCTGACGAAAACTGGGCGGAAGGTGCCTGGGTGGTTGCTTCCGATACGATCTTGCAAGGACAACTGCTGACCGGTATCTCGACGCTGGGCGGCACCGCCAAGTATCGTCAAACCGACTTGCCACGCGACATGATGTCTCTGGGTGGCGACGGTTACATCTCACGCGACACACCAATCCCGCAGCCGGAAGACCTTTTCCAGACGCTGGTCTGGGCACCCGGTCAGGCAGAAGAAGAAGAAGTTCAGCGCCGCGCTCACGAAGTCTACACCCACTTCCAGGCCGTCGATGGCGACAAGGCTTTCATCAGCCTGGGTAGTATTCGCAGCAATCCGGTCATCGAACTGAGCCTCGCTTCGGCTTTCAATACCGAGCCGTTCATCAGCCAGGACGAAGTCGAAGATCCGAGCCAGCGTGCGATTCCGATTTACCTGCGACATCGTGAAAAGAACGTTTCGTTCCCAGGTTCCTGCTGCGGTGGCGATCAGTTGTCGAAGAGCTATTCGCCGGATACGCCGGGCTTCTATTACGAAAAAGAAGATGGTAGCTGGGGCTGTGCCAAGTGGGACGAAACCACTTACGAACCAGCTTACTTGATCTATGTCTACCACGAATCGCAGGGCCGCCTCGAGATGATGCTCGGCGGTTACTCTGGTCGTGGTACTCGCTTGTTGGCCAAGACATTGTCGAGCCGTCCAGAAGAATTCTGGCCACCGGTTTACACTGGCAACGGAACGCAGATTGGCGCGTATGTCATTCAGTACGAACTGAAGAAGCAGAAGAAAGCCCGCAGCGTGCTGGTCGCCGATTACTCGGCCACCACCAAGATCATTCCGATCGACCCGAAAGCGATCCAACGCCGCATGACGGTCTAG